The proteins below are encoded in one region of Sulfitobacter sp. SK012:
- a CDS encoding pyrimidine 5'-nucleotidase, whose translation MSRAAFSHVTTWVFDLDHTLYPPSARLFDLIEVRMTAWVMDALGVDAVEADRLRLHYWQTYGTTLAGLMREHNVDPAPYLEDVHDISMASLIPNPQLAARLTALPGRRIVYTNGCVPYANRVLAALGIGDAFEAVYGVETAGFFPKPERAAFERIFALDGLDPTRAAMFEDDARNLAAPHDMGLSCVHVGPTRAEVPHVHFHTNDLTHFLSGLVSAEA comes from the coding sequence ATGTCTCGCGCCGCCTTTTCTCATGTAACGACGTGGGTGTTTGATCTTGATCACACCCTTTATCCGCCCTCTGCGCGGCTCTTTGATCTGATCGAAGTACGCATGACCGCGTGGGTGATGGACGCTTTGGGTGTGGACGCGGTTGAGGCGGACCGTTTGCGTTTGCACTACTGGCAAACATACGGGACCACGTTGGCCGGTTTGATGCGCGAACATAACGTTGATCCGGCCCCCTACCTTGAAGATGTGCATGATATTTCGATGGCAAGCCTGATCCCTAATCCACAACTCGCCGCGCGGCTAACTGCGTTGCCCGGACGTAGGATCGTTTATACCAACGGCTGTGTGCCCTATGCGAACCGGGTGCTGGCCGCACTCGGGATCGGTGATGCATTTGAAGCGGTGTACGGCGTTGAAACAGCAGGTTTCTTTCCCAAACCTGAGCGCGCCGCGTTTGAGCGTATCTTTGCGTTGGACGGGCTGGACCCGACCCGCGCCGCGATGTTTGAGGATGACGCACGCAACCTTGCAGCGCCTCATGACATGGGATTGTCCTGCGTCCACGTTGGCCCAACACGCGCTGAGGTGCCGCATGTGCATTTTCACACCAATGATTTAACTCATTTCCTGTCGGGGCTCGTCAGCGCGGAGGCATAA
- a CDS encoding GntR family transcriptional regulator codes for MPSTRTAPRPPQTDAYSMILDAIDTGTYRPGDRLVESELAERFGVSRTPVREALQRLETQSLLSRDGRSLIVASLDHNQMAELYVVRGELEGLAARLAARHATTEEIRLLREMVEADHALADNPGALSRANRRFHKQIHLASHNRFLVRQLDLVHRSMALMATSSLAVTGRGAIAQQEHDRIVSAIEARDGDAADDALRTHISVAFTTRLKQEAAAREAES; via the coding sequence ATGCCGTCGACACGAACCGCGCCCAGACCGCCACAAACAGATGCTTATTCGATGATCCTTGATGCGATCGATACTGGAACATATCGCCCCGGCGACCGGCTCGTAGAAAGTGAGCTTGCTGAACGTTTTGGCGTGTCGCGCACGCCGGTGCGCGAGGCATTGCAACGGCTTGAAACGCAATCCTTGTTGTCTCGCGATGGGCGCAGCTTGATCGTGGCGTCACTGGACCACAATCAAATGGCAGAGCTTTATGTAGTACGCGGCGAACTCGAAGGGCTCGCGGCGCGGCTTGCGGCGCGCCATGCCACCACCGAAGAAATTCGTCTGCTGCGCGAAATGGTTGAAGCCGATCATGCTCTTGCAGACAATCCTGGCGCGCTTTCTCGTGCCAACAGGCGGTTTCACAAACAAATTCATCTAGCGTCTCATAACCGGTTTCTTGTGCGGCAATTGGACCTGGTGCACCGTTCTATGGCATTGATGGCGACCAGCTCGCTTGCAGTGACGGGGCGCGGGGCGATCGCACAGCAAGAACATGACCGCATTGTGAGCGCGATTGAAGCGCGCGACGGGGATGCCGCGGATGACGCGCTTCGGACACATATTTCAGTCGCCTTTACCACGCGGCTGAAGCAAGAAGCAGCAGCCCGCGAGGCTGAAAGTTAA